GATCCTCCGTCGTGAAGACAAGATATTCTGATGGGGGAATGTGTATGGAACAACTTTTTTTTGATTGGGGATGGGTATTCCGGCCTGAATTCCTGGTTGCAGGTGGGACGAGTTTTCTGCTTATTTTCGCGGCGGAAATGGGCGACAAGAGTCAACTGGTCTGTATGGTTCTCGCGGCAAGGCATCGGGCTTTGCCCGTTTTGGCCGGCAGTACGGCGGCTTTCGCGATTCTGAACGCTCTGGCGGTGATCTTCGGCGTGGCCATCGCCGGATGGATCCCGGAGACTGTTGTCTTCGGCATTGTCGCCCTGCTGTTCCTGGTCTTCGGCATCCAGGCGTTGCGGATTCAGGAAGATGTTCCTCAGGAATGCAAAGCCCCGCCGAGCAGCCAAAG
This DNA window, taken from Desulfonatronum thiosulfatophilum, encodes the following:
- a CDS encoding TMEM165/GDT1 family protein, which translates into the protein MEQLFFDWGWVFRPEFLVAGGTSFLLIFAAEMGDKSQLVCMVLAARHRALPVLAGSTAAFAILNALAVIFGVAIAGWIPETVVFGIVALLFLVFGIQALRIQEDVPQECKAPPSSQSIFLTTFMLIFMAEFGDKTQLAVVGLSSTSIPLAVWAGATLALITTSALGIWAGCTLLQRIPISLLHRISGVFFIVLALFAAYQTYQAL